The sequence below is a genomic window from Paenibacillus silvisoli.
AGGACGCTCGACAGGCGTCGTATCCCGGATATTCGTCTCCAAATCGCAAAACCGGATATGCGCCTTGACCGGCGACCCCTTCTTCTCGGAGCCGTAGGAGGAAAAGCTCACACCGTTGAATCCGCTTCCAACAACGCCTGCCTCAGCCAGCATTTTACCGGCCAAGTTAGCGCCTAAACCGCCAATCGATTCCAGTCGAATTTCGAAAAAGCCCAGCTCGTTCTGCTTTGGAAGTACCGCCACTTGCTCCACTCCCTTCCCGAATTAACTGAATACTTCTATTATTCACAATCATCAGTATACCATTATCCAGTAGTACCGGATAGCGTTTCTTTGATAAACAGATTATGTAAAACAGTAATACAGCTAATTGGCGGCGCTGCTGTGTTAGTACAGCTTGTCCGATTTCAATGAACATGCCTATCACAGAAGCCGCCGTTTTCCGTCCGGACAGCCTCTGCGCGGATCGTTCAGGGCTTGGAAGCTTTGCGTTGGTAGTGGCGCAGCTCCTTCCACCCGATTTGTTTGATGCCTTCGATATGAAGGACATCCTGCACTTCTTTGTCGCGGAATATATCCATCTCCATGCCCCGCTTCAGCGGCTCCCCATGGAACGCGGTCAGCTCGTCGGTCACGAGCGCAGGATGAATAAACAGCTCCGAAACGCCAGGCTTCAGCTGGTTGAGGAGGGAGATCATTTGCGCCTTGAACTGCGGATAGGTTTCGTTCGGCGCCGCTTGGAAAGGAAGCGCGACCAGGTAATCGAGCACGACGACGCCTCTGCGGTCCGCTTCGGCCGCCAGCTTGAGCGCTTGCGCTGCCAGCTCCGGAGGAGCCGGCGCGCCGGATTCCAGCTGCAAAAACCGCGGCAGCCGAAACGGCAGGCCGAAGCCCGCGCACACGTCGAATACTTCCATCAGAAAATTTCTTCCGGTTTGCAAGCCGTACAGACTGCCCATATGGTTATCGGCGTGGGTGACGTTTACCCCGAGCTGCAGCGCCATTTCGATCTGCGCGATCAGTTCCAGCTTGACCTGCCCGGCATCGGCGCGGCGTTCGAACGTCTTCGAGTCCCGATGGAAATACCCTTCCGCGTTGACGAGCGATTCGGTCGATCCGCCCCGGTATACCGGCCCCCATTTCATGAGATCCCATTCGCTGGTGGTCGTGAGATGAACGCCGACGTCCAGCATCGCGTGACTGGCGCTCCAGACGGCGGCCTCCCTGGCCCAGGCGCACGGCATCATAATCGTCGCCGAGGAAACGACGCCATCGGCTAGCAGCTTCTGGATTCCTTTGTTGCTCGAATGGCAGAGGCCATAGTCGTCTGCATTAATGATGAGCAATCGTTCGTTCGGTCCGTAGCCAAGCATCTCCGCCGTAGTCTTCATAGCCATGCCTCCCTGCGATGCGCATGTTCGAACGCTGATGTATATTTGCATTTGGCGATACAATGTTATCTATATTCAACAAACAAGGCCGATCATGCTCCGCTGGCGGAGAATGGATCGGCCTTGCCTGTCCTCGTTATCGTTATTCGGTTATGTACCGCCGGAATATTGCGGCTAACTCAGCTTCGTGCTCATCGACCCACTTGCACACGAACGAAACGCGGTCGATTTGATCCTGAAGCACGTGATCGGGATCGAGTCCGGATTGCAGCCTGCCCGCGAAATGCAGCCATACGTCGATCATGCGAAGCTTGATCAGCGCCGGCAGCTGCTGCAGCTCTTCGCCGCTCAATTTCGCGCGTTCGCCGAATCCGTTGCAAAATAATTCGAACCTCCGCAGCGCTTCCTCTCTCGCCTCGCCCGGAAACTCCGCGAGCACGACCGCCAGCTCCATCGCTCTGGCATCGATCGTGCAAAACTCAAAATCGAGCAGCCCCGCGATTCGATCCTCGCGCGCAACCGCATTGGTAAACACGATATCGCCATGAATCCATTGCTGCGGCAGCCCGGCAAAGCGATCTCTTAACGCCGTTAAACGCTCTCGCTCGCGCAGCAGGTAAACGATGTTGTCATGCCGGTCTCCGAATTGCGCCGGACGCTCCACGCAAAGCTGAAGCAAAGCTTCATTTGGCAAAGCACCGTGATTCTCTTCCAGTTCATAGTAAGGCTTATATTGCGGTATCAACTCCGGCAGATCAGCCATCCGGGCAAGCGCCTGAGATAGCTCGCCCGCGGCCGCCCCGAGGCCGTAAACATGCTCGTCGGCGGACGGATCAGGCCGATTTCCCGGGATGTAGCGGTACAGTGCGGCCAGCTTGCCGTCCGGTCCGATGGTTATCGATTCATGCTGTCGGTTTCGAACCGGCACCGGCACTTCAAACGCGAGCTTTGCCTGCTGCAGCTCCCAGAGGATCGCATGCTCCGTTTCGATTAGCGCGCGGTCCCGATGGTTCTCATAAATGCGCAAGACGAGCTTGTCCTGTCCGGCGTAGATCATACGCGTCGTATTATTCATGCCGCTTTCTTCCTTGGCGGCGCGCCAGTCCGGATCAAGCGGATAGGCATCCAAGTAAGCGGCGTATTCACGGCTTGTCGAAGCGGTCATTCGAACCGATGCCCCCCTGTTATTTCCCATTCATTCCTTGCTCGCCGGTCAGCTTTGAAAGCCTGCTGCTAAGCGATTGCCGCCAGCTTTCGGCTAACGCAGGGATGGCGAGCAGTCTTTCCAATCCATCGCGGTCCGTTTTATCGATATGCATGACGCGGTTCGCTTCGGCAACCGTGATTCCGGCAGGATGCGCTTCAAGCAGCCGCAGCTTGTCCCCAAGCCGTACATCGCCTTCCGTGAGGACGCGCAAATAAAAGCCGGTGAAGCCGTTCGACTGCACGTCCTGGGCAAGGCTCGGGAGCCCATGCTTCATGCCGAGCTTGAAGCATGGCTGTCTCGGCTGGCTGATTTGCACGACCGCTTCCCCAACCGTCCATATATCGCCGATCGAAACGTTCGGTTCCGTCACCGAATCGATCGTGAAATTTTCGCCAAATGCCCCGGGCAGCACATCCCGATTCCATCGCTGCGCCCAATACGGGAAATGTTCGGCCGAATATACGCATACCGCTTTATCGGCGCCGCCGTGATACTCGAGATCGCCTTGACCGTCACCTGCCAGTCCGGTTTGAGATAGATACACCGGCTGATTTCCGATCGGCTGCTTGTTGATACCGGTGAGAACCTCTTTCGAACCGTACGGCACGGTGACAGGCATGGCCGTATTGATGGAGATGACTTGTCCAAGCACCATTTTGCAATTCCCCCTCGGTCAGTTAAACGCATTATAAGCCGATGCAGGGAAAATAGCAAAGATTTATGCCGTTAAATAGCGTCGAAAACGCGCGGATTTACTGCGTTTCGCCATGCTGTTACACATCGTGTCGAAAGCGCGCTTTTTGTGTAATTTCATGCGCTTCCCCGGGAAATAGAAGGGGCATTCTCAGGAAATATTGCCGCGGTCGCCTCGTCTATTTCCCGGCTGCTGCTCACTATTGTTGAGGGAATTTTCTCTCAATTCTGATACATTCATCTATCGAACGCCGGCTGAAGCGGATCGAACCGACGACTTTAAACGGGGATTTCTTCAGCATCGCCCGGTATTTCCACTCTATGATGCAGCTGGCGGCAAGCAAGGCGCAGAGCAGCACCGATAAAACGATCGGATCCAGCATCGCAATTGCCACTAGACCGGTAGCGGTTAACCAGCATACAGCCGCCATATCGACGGCCGTGCCGTATTTCCCAATATGCCACGGTCCCTTCAGCTTCGCGTTTGCGCGGTTCGTGAACACGCCATACAGCTTGGCGCCGATAGGCAGCGCATAAGCCGTATGCATGGCGCCGATCCCGAGCATCGCGAGCTGGGCAAGCATGGATTGCGGCGTTACGCCGCTGGCCGACACCGCTTTCAGCGTTACCGCCACGGACGCAGCGGCAGCGGTGACGGCTAGAACGGAACGCAGCGGCGTACGGAACTGCTCGGACACGGCCATGAGCTTGCCCGAGAACGGCGCCGCCTCATCTCTGGCCATCGCGAACAAGGTGCGGGATGCCGCCGCAATCGAGATGCTGCCGTTCATCCAAACCGCCCACAGGATCAGCAGCATCATGATCCCGCTCAGGAAGGCGCCCAGGCGGTCCCATAACGCCGCGAGCCAGCTTCCAATCTCCAGGTAGCTGGCAAACCCCTCCCTGCCGAGGGGGAAGAACATCATGACGATCACGAACAGGATATAGCCGAAGACGCCAAGCATCAAAGCCGAGAAGAAGATCGACCACGGCACGTTAACGCGCGGGTCTTTCGTTTCTTCAGCCATTTGCCCTATGCTGTCTCCGCCGAGAAACAGTCTTTGCAGGAGCAGCATGCCCAGCACAAGCGACGTTTCGCCGCCCGAAGGCGAGGCTGTGCCGGACAGCATTTGGAACGGATACATACTGGGCCAAGCGGCCGCGACTAGAAATATCGCGACCGCCATACAAACAAACAACTGCACGATCGCCGTGAACCCGGCCAGCCTGCCGAGCTCGTGCACCCCTCTTACATTTAGCAGCGCTTGCGTAATAAATAGGACGAGAATCAGAATCAGGCGAAGCTCTTCCCCGCCCGCATAGCCGAGCCGCTTTTCCAGCACCATGTAGATCCAATCCGCCAGAAGCAGATTAGTCGTCACCAGCAGCAGGATCGTGCCCATCAAATGGAGCCAGCCCGTCCACAGGCCCGACCGCCTGCCGCCTGCGGACAATGCCCAATGATAACAGCCGCCTGCCGTCGGAACGGCGGAGGCTAATGACGCGAGCGCGCTCGCGGTTATAAGGCCAAAGAAGGTTAATACCGGCCAACCGATGCCGATCACTGCCGGGCCGCCCGCTTCCGCAGCTGGACCGAGCAGCAGCAGTGCGCCGCCTATAAAG
It includes:
- a CDS encoding polysaccharide deacetylase family protein; amino-acid sequence: MKTTAEMLGYGPNERLLIINADDYGLCHSSNKGIQKLLADGVVSSATIMMPCAWAREAAVWSASHAMLDVGVHLTTTSEWDLMKWGPVYRGGSTESLVNAEGYFHRDSKTFERRADAGQVKLELIAQIEMALQLGVNVTHADNHMGSLYGLQTGRNFLMEVFDVCAGFGLPFRLPRFLQLESGAPAPPELAAQALKLAAEADRRGVVVLDYLVALPFQAAPNETYPQFKAQMISLLNQLKPGVSELFIHPALVTDELTAFHGEPLKRGMEMDIFRDKEVQDVLHIEGIKQIGWKELRHYQRKASKP
- a CDS encoding phosphotransferase is translated as MTASTSREYAAYLDAYPLDPDWRAAKEESGMNNTTRMIYAGQDKLVLRIYENHRDRALIETEHAILWELQQAKLAFEVPVPVRNRQHESITIGPDGKLAALYRYIPGNRPDPSADEHVYGLGAAAGELSQALARMADLPELIPQYKPYYELEENHGALPNEALLQLCVERPAQFGDRHDNIVYLLRERERLTALRDRFAGLPQQWIHGDIVFTNAVAREDRIAGLLDFEFCTIDARAMELAVVLAEFPGEAREEALRRFELFCNGFGERAKLSGEELQQLPALIKLRMIDVWLHFAGRLQSGLDPDHVLQDQIDRVSFVCKWVDEHEAELAAIFRRYITE
- a CDS encoding MOSC domain-containing protein, encoding MVLGQVISINTAMPVTVPYGSKEVLTGINKQPIGNQPVYLSQTGLAGDGQGDLEYHGGADKAVCVYSAEHFPYWAQRWNRDVLPGAFGENFTIDSVTEPNVSIGDIWTVGEAVVQISQPRQPCFKLGMKHGLPSLAQDVQSNGFTGFYLRVLTEGDVRLGDKLRLLEAHPAGITVAEANRVMHIDKTDRDGLERLLAIPALAESWRQSLSSRLSKLTGEQGMNGK
- a CDS encoding APC family permease, with product MFLLWLGCLMFMASCALSLFIVRKAELGAVKSLHQSLHHYSPYVRYMQDKHDLNGIGFAQQLTRHIGGLSSAGIAFTALSFIGGALLLLGPAAEAGGPAVIGIGWPVLTFFGLITASALASLASAVPTAGGCYHWALSAGGRRSGLWTGWLHLMGTILLLVTTNLLLADWIYMVLEKRLGYAGGEELRLILILVLFITQALLNVRGVHELGRLAGFTAIVQLFVCMAVAIFLVAAAWPSMYPFQMLSGTASPSGGETSLVLGMLLLQRLFLGGDSIGQMAEETKDPRVNVPWSIFFSALMLGVFGYILFVIVMMFFPLGREGFASYLEIGSWLAALWDRLGAFLSGIMMLLILWAVWMNGSISIAAASRTLFAMARDEAAPFSGKLMAVSEQFRTPLRSVLAVTAAAASVAVTLKAVSASGVTPQSMLAQLAMLGIGAMHTAYALPIGAKLYGVFTNRANAKLKGPWHIGKYGTAVDMAAVCWLTATGLVAIAMLDPIVLSVLLCALLAASCIIEWKYRAMLKKSPFKVVGSIRFSRRSIDECIRIERKFPQQ